A section of the Limosilactobacillus reuteri genome encodes:
- a CDS encoding GlsB/YeaQ/YmgE family stress response membrane protein — protein sequence MHWLWVLIIGAIIGAIAGAITSKGKSMGWIANIVAGLVGSSIGEAILGSWGPQLAGMAIIPSIIGAVIVVALVSFFVGKLKN from the coding sequence ATGCATTGGTTATGGGTTTTAATTATTGGTGCCATCATTGGTGCTATTGCTGGAGCAATTACTAGCAAAGGAAAATCAATGGGGTGGATTGCTAATATTGTTGCCGGATTAGTTGGTTCCTCTATTGGAGAAGCTATACTCGGATCTTGGGGCCCTCAATTAGCCGGAATGGCAATTATTCCTTCAATTATTGGAGCAGTAATTGTTGTTGCTTTAGTTTCTTTCTTTGTCGGTA